Within Dysgonomonas sp. HDW5A, the genomic segment CCATCCGATTTTTGCGCTAAAACGTTTAATGCTTCCAATTCTGCATTAACGCCTTCTTGAGAAGCCACATATTTCAGATGCTCTACTGTATCGCTTATACTGATACGGCTAAAGTCGTATATCTGACAACGAGAAAGAATCGTTGGTAGTATTTTATGCTTCTCGGTAGTTGCTAAAATAAAAATAGCATGGTGAGGGGGTTCTTCCAATGTTTTCAGGAAAGCATTGAATGCCGCCGAAGACAACATGTGAACCTCATCTATAATATAAACTTTATATTTACCTATTTGAGGGGGTATACGCACCTGATCTATGAGCGATCGGATATCATCTACCGAGTTATTGGATGCTGCATCCAGTTCATGAATATTAAAAGAGCGCTGATCGTTAAAAGCAACACACGATTCGCACGTATTGCAAGCTTCGCCATCAGCTAATGGAGAAAGACAGTTAATCGTTTTTGCAAATATACGGGCACAGGTAGTTTTACCTACTCCACGGGGCCCGCAGAATAAGTAAGCATGAGCCAGTTTATTAGAGGCAATTGCATTTTTCAGTGTAGTTGTCAATGCACGCTGCCCTACTACCGATTTAAATGTCGATGGTCTGTATTTACGTGCCGAAACTATATAATTATCCATTTGAGTTATCCATTTTACAAATACAAATCTAAGAAAAATTTCGTGTTTTTCATCTATGGTTCCCTACCTCTTATAAAGATACTATTATAATGCAGCTAAAATTTATAATTCTTTAGTATAAACCTCAGGAGCATTATCAAAGCCATCCTTATATAGGATAATTCTTTCACAAACATTGCATTTAATTGCAATAAACATTTCTAGATATAGACTCTCCGCGTCTATTAAACCCTGAAAATGATCGTATTTAACATCAGATATAACATTATATTGATGTGGGCAAGGTATTTCCCCTAATGAAATTATATTAGAACAACGACATTTTATTTTAGGCATACTTTTTATATTATATAATCCTTTCTCACTCTATAACATTCACATCTCTTTTTGCTTCACTTCTCGAAACAGCATTAAAGTGCCACCATTCGCCACGTATGGTAATAAACCCTGCTTCTGTCATCACCTTTCGAAGCAGTTTTCGATTATTGATTTGTTCTCGGGTTAATAAACCTTCGTTTAAAAGTTGTTCCTCTTGATTAATTCCGGCGGCCTTACCAAAGAAATCGAAAGAAGTACCCATATCTAAAGCTGTTCCATCGGATCGGCAGATCGTTAAATCGACAGCCATACCATAATTATGCATCCCTGTTTTACTCGGATCGGCAACATATTCTCTATAAGGTGTATTTTGGACTACTTTATACATTTTCTTCTGCACAGACATAGGTCTGCCTGCATCATATACCAATAAAGACAAGTCGGGATCAATTTCTTTCAATAACTGCTGAGCCTTCGCCAGTTTTTGGGCAGCGATAGGATGAAGATATGCCTCTGTAAGATCATCATACAATATTTCTTTCGTAAAATTGTCCGTTGTTGCATATTTTAAATCGACATGAATAGTTGAATCCAAAGAATGAATATTTACCAAACCTTGTTCTTCGAGATATAAAGCCATAGAAGATTTGGCAGGTACCTGCTCCTCTATTTCTCTAACTATTATAGTGTCTGTATGAATGGAGTCTTCAATAGGTGATTCAACCCTGTTGGATTCCGGTTTATTCTGACAAGAAAAAATAAAAAAAGGGAGTGAAATTATTAGGCTTAATAACTGCATTTTCATAACCGGAACTATCTATCGTTACTAAATTGTCGAAGGAATAAAAAGTCTATGATCTTACATCGGATCGACATCGTAATGCAAAAGTACCGATTTAAATTTAGAGTTCATCATCACTTGCTTTTGATAAAACTCAATCAATTCTCTAATTTTCTGGGGGGATGCCTGATTTTCGATTTTCAATACTATCTTACGTATATAAAGAGATTGAACCCTCGATATTCCGGGTTTTACAGGACCTAAAACCCTTTCTTGAAATGTTTGTCGAAGAACCTGAGCAAATTCCAAAGCAAAACCTTCTGTAGACTGTTCTTCCCTGCCTCTGATTACAATTTCGATCAATCTATAGAAAGGTGGGTATCGAAACAGTTGACGTTCATTTATTTGGGTTTCGTAGAACGAAAT encodes:
- a CDS encoding M15 family metallopeptidase yields the protein MKMQLLSLIISLPFFIFSCQNKPESNRVESPIEDSIHTDTIIVREIEEQVPAKSSMALYLEEQGLVNIHSLDSTIHVDLKYATTDNFTKEILYDDLTEAYLHPIAAQKLAKAQQLLKEIDPDLSLLVYDAGRPMSVQKKMYKVVQNTPYREYVADPSKTGMHNYGMAVDLTICRSDGTALDMGTSFDFFGKAAGINQEEQLLNEGLLTREQINNRKLLRKVMTEAGFITIRGEWWHFNAVSRSEAKRDVNVIE